Genomic window (Streptomyces sp. NBC_00078):
ATCAAGGCGGTCATCGTTCGCACCGTCAAGGAGCGCCGCCGTCCGGACGGCTCGTACATCCGCTTCGACGAGAACGCCGCTGTCATTCTGAAGAACGACGGCGACCCTCGTGGCACCCGCATCTTCGGCCCGGTCGGCCGGGAGCTGCGCGAGAAGAAGTTCATGAAGATCATCTCGCTGGCTCCGGAGGTGCTGTAAGCATGAAGATCAAGAAGGGCGACCTGGTTCAGGTCATCACCGGTAAGGACAAGGGCAAGCAGGGCAAGGTCATCGCGGCCTACCCCCGCGAGGACCGCGTCCTGGTCGAGGGTGTCAACCGGGTCAAGAAGCACACCAAGGCCGGCCCGACCGCCAGCGGTTCGCAGGCCGGCGGCATCGTCACGACCGAGGCGCCGATCCACGTCTCCAACGTCCAGCTGGTCGTTGAGAAGGACGGCAACAAGGTCGTCACGCGTGTCGGTTACCGCTTCGACGACGAGGGCAACAAGGTTCGCGTTGCCAAGCGGACGGGTGAGGACATCTGATGGCTACCACCACCACTCCGCGTCTCAAGACGAAGTACCGCGAGGAGATCGCGGGCAAGCTGCGTGACGAGTTCAAGTACGAGAACGTCATGCAGATCCCCGGCCTCGTCAAGATCGTGGTCAACATGGGTGTGGGCGACGCCGCCCGCGACTCCAAGCTGATCGAGGGCGCCATCCGCGACCTCACCACGATCACCGGTCAGAAGCCGGCCGTCACCAAGGCCCGCAAGTCCATCGCGCAGTTCAAGCTGCGCGAGGGTCAGCCGATCGGTGCCCACGTCACGCTTCGTGGCGACCGCATGTGGGAGTTCCTGGACCGCACCCTGTCGCTCGCGCTGCCGCGCATCCGCGACTTCCGTGGTCTGTCCCCCAAGCAGTTCGACGGCCGTGGCAACTACACCTTCGGTCTCACGGAGCAGGTCATGTTCCACGAGATCGACCAGGACAAGATCGACCGCGTCCGAGGTATGGACATCACCGTGGTGACCACGGCGACCAACGACGCTGAGGGCCGTGCGCTCCTTCGTCACCTCGGCTTCCCCTTCAAGGAGGCGTGAGCGAGATGGCGAAGAAGGCTCTGATCGCAAAGGCTGCTCGCAAGCCCAAGTTCGGTGTGCGTGGCTACACGCGCTGCCAGCGCTGCGGCCGTCCCCACTCCGTGTACCGCAAGTTCGGCCTGTGCCGCGTGTGCCTTCGTGAGATGGCTCACCGTGGCGAGCTGCCGGGCGTGACCAAGAGCTCCTGGTAATCCCCCTTTTAGGGATCCCAGGACTCTCGGTAAGCAATGGGCGTGTCAGGCGCCCTCCTCTCCATGGCTTAGGCTTGGAGGGTTGGGCGCCTGACGGTCGCCCGTACGACTTACTACGCCGTAGGTCCACCGCACCGCACCCGCCTCGTCTCGGATCGAGGAGAGGGATGGGCACCTGGAAACCCCGGCGAGAGAGGCCGAAGGCCAATTCATGACCATGACTGATCCGATCGCAGACATGCTTACGCGTCTGCGGAACGCGAACTCGGCGTACCACGACTCGGTGTCGATGCCGCACTCCAAGATCAAGTCTCACATCGCGGAGATCCTCCAGCAGGAGGGCTTCATCACGGGCTGGAAGGTCGAGGACGCCGAGGTCGGCAAGAACCTCGTCCTCGAGCTGAAGTTCGGCCCGAACCGTGAGCGCTCCATCGCGGGCATCAAGCGGATCTCCAAGCCCGGTCTCCGGGTGTACGCGAAGTCCACCAACCTGCCCAAGGTCCTCGGTGGCCTCGGCGTGGCGATCATCTCCACGTCGCACGGTCTCCTGACCGACAAGCAGGCCGGCAAGAAGGGCGTAGGCGGAGAAGTCCTCGCCTACGTCTGGTAGCGGAAGGGAACGGAGGAAACAGCTATGTCGCGCATTGGCAAGCTCCCCATCACGGTTCCCGCCGGCGTGGACGTCACCATCGACGGCCGTACCGTGTCGGTCAAGGGGCCCAAGGGCTCGCTGACTCACACTGTTGCCGCGCCGATCGACATCGCCAAGGGTGAGGACGGCGTTCTCAACGTCACCCGCCCCAACGACGAGCGTCAGAACAAGGCCCTGCACGGCCTGTCCCGCACGCTGGTGGCGAACATGATCACCGGCGTGACCCAGGGTTACGTGAAGAAGCTCGAGATCAGCGGTGTCGGTTACCGCGTTGCGGCCAAGGGCTCGAACCTCGAGTTCGCGCTCGGCTACAGCCACTCGATCACCGTCGAGGCGCCCGAGGGCATCTCGTTCAAGGTCGAGAACCCGACGCACTTCTCGGTCGAGGGCATCGACAAGCAGAAGGTCGGCGAGGTTGCGGCGAACATCCGCAAGCTGCGCAAGCCTGACCCGTACAAGGCCAAGGGCGTCAAGTACGAGGGCGAAGTCATCCGCCGCAAGGTCGGAAAGGCGGGTAAGTAAGCCATGGCATACGGACAGAAGATCCTCAAGGGCGACGCCTACAAGCGCGCCGCGATCAAGCGCCGCCACATCCGGATCCGTAAGCACATCAACGGTACGGCGGAGCGTCCGCGTCTGGTCGTTACCCGCTCGAACCGCCACATCGTGGCCCAGGTCATCGACGACATCAAGGGTCACACCCTGGCGTCGGCGTCGACCCTGGACACCTCGATCCGCGGTGGCGAGGGCGACAAGTCCGCGCAGGCCAAGTCGGTCGGTGCCCTGGTCGCTGAGCGCGCCAAGGCCGCCGGCGTCGAGGCTGTCGTATTCGACCGTGGTGGCAACCAGTACGCCGGGCGCATCGCCGCCCTGGCGGACGCCGCCCGCGAAGCCGGACTCAAGTTCTGAGTCGCTTCCGTAGCTAGCGGAAAGAGAGAGGTAATCCAATGGCTGGACCCCAGCGCCGTGGAAGCGGTGCCGGTGGCGGCGAGCGGCGGGACCGGAAGGGCCGTGACGGCGGCGCTGCTGCCGCCGAGAAGACCGCGTACGTTGAGCGCGTTGTCGCGATCAACCGCGTCGCCAAGGTTGTGAAGGGTGGTCGTCGTTTCAGCTTCACCGCGCTGGTCGTGGTGGGCGATGGCGATGGCACCGTGGGTGTCGGTTACGGCAAGGCCAAGGAGGTGCCGGCCGCGATCGCCAAGGGTGTTGAAGAGGCCAAGAAGCACTTCTTCAAGGTCCCCCGTATCCAGGGCACCATCCCGCACCCGATCACGGGTGAGAAGGCTGCCGGCGTCGTGCTGCTCAAGCCCGCGTCCCCCGGTACCGGCGTTATCGCCGGTGGCCCGGTGCGTGCGGTGCTCGAGTGCGCCGGCGTGCACGACATCCTGTCGAAGTCGCTCGGTTCGTCGAACGCGATCAACATCGTGCACGCGACCGTGGCGGCCCTGAAGGGTCTGCAGCGTCCCGAGGAGATCGCGGCCCGCCGTGGTCTGCCCCTCGAGGACGTCGCTCCCGCGGCTCTGCTGCGGGCGCGTGCCGGGGCTGGTGCTGCGTAATGGCTCAGCTCAAGATCACGCAGACGAAGTCGTACATCGGCAGCAAGCAGAACCACCGTGACACCCTGCGCTCCCTTGGTCT
Coding sequences:
- the rplN gene encoding 50S ribosomal protein L14, whose protein sequence is MIQQESRLRVADNTGAKEILCIRVLGGSGRRYAGIGDVIVATVKDAIPGGNVKKGDVIKAVIVRTVKERRRPDGSYIRFDENAAVILKNDGDPRGTRIFGPVGRELREKKFMKIISLAPEVL
- the rplX gene encoding 50S ribosomal protein L24, which translates into the protein MKIKKGDLVQVITGKDKGKQGKVIAAYPREDRVLVEGVNRVKKHTKAGPTASGSQAGGIVTTEAPIHVSNVQLVVEKDGNKVVTRVGYRFDDEGNKVRVAKRTGEDI
- the rplE gene encoding 50S ribosomal protein L5 yields the protein MATTTTPRLKTKYREEIAGKLRDEFKYENVMQIPGLVKIVVNMGVGDAARDSKLIEGAIRDLTTITGQKPAVTKARKSIAQFKLREGQPIGAHVTLRGDRMWEFLDRTLSLALPRIRDFRGLSPKQFDGRGNYTFGLTEQVMFHEIDQDKIDRVRGMDITVVTTATNDAEGRALLRHLGFPFKEA
- a CDS encoding type Z 30S ribosomal protein S14, producing the protein MAKKALIAKAARKPKFGVRGYTRCQRCGRPHSVYRKFGLCRVCLREMAHRGELPGVTKSSW
- the rpsH gene encoding 30S ribosomal protein S8; this encodes MTMTDPIADMLTRLRNANSAYHDSVSMPHSKIKSHIAEILQQEGFITGWKVEDAEVGKNLVLELKFGPNRERSIAGIKRISKPGLRVYAKSTNLPKVLGGLGVAIISTSHGLLTDKQAGKKGVGGEVLAYVW
- the rplF gene encoding 50S ribosomal protein L6 is translated as MSRIGKLPITVPAGVDVTIDGRTVSVKGPKGSLTHTVAAPIDIAKGEDGVLNVTRPNDERQNKALHGLSRTLVANMITGVTQGYVKKLEISGVGYRVAAKGSNLEFALGYSHSITVEAPEGISFKVENPTHFSVEGIDKQKVGEVAANIRKLRKPDPYKAKGVKYEGEVIRRKVGKAGK
- the rplR gene encoding 50S ribosomal protein L18 — protein: MAYGQKILKGDAYKRAAIKRRHIRIRKHINGTAERPRLVVTRSNRHIVAQVIDDIKGHTLASASTLDTSIRGGEGDKSAQAKSVGALVAERAKAAGVEAVVFDRGGNQYAGRIAALADAAREAGLKF
- the rpsE gene encoding 30S ribosomal protein S5; this encodes MAGPQRRGSGAGGGERRDRKGRDGGAAAAEKTAYVERVVAINRVAKVVKGGRRFSFTALVVVGDGDGTVGVGYGKAKEVPAAIAKGVEEAKKHFFKVPRIQGTIPHPITGEKAAGVVLLKPASPGTGVIAGGPVRAVLECAGVHDILSKSLGSSNAINIVHATVAALKGLQRPEEIAARRGLPLEDVAPAALLRARAGAGAA